One genomic segment of Actinoplanes ianthinogenes includes these proteins:
- a CDS encoding FAD-linked oxidase C-terminal domain-containing protein, whose translation MTGIDALAARLRAAIGSRRVLTDRQQLRTYECDGLAHYKVIPALVALPGTAEQVAAVVRECAAAGVPFVARGSGTGLSGGALPHADGVLIVTSQLREILDVRPEDERAVVQPGVINLQVTKAATPHGYYYAPDPSSQQICSIGGNVAENSGGAHCLKYGFTTNHVTGLEVVTPDGDLVRLGGPAPDTPGYDLLGAFVGSEGTLGVATEVTVKLTRLPETVRTLLAAFGSTDQAGAATSAIIAAGVVPAAIEMMDALAIEAAEAAVRCGYPAGAGAVLIVELDGPAAEVDAQFDEVSALCAAHGAFETRIAADDTERALIWRGRKSAFAAVGRISPDYIVQDGVIPRTALPEVLRRIGEVAAEHGVRVANVFHAGDGNLHPLVLFDDTVPGQADRAETVSGAILDLCIEHGGSITGEHGVGVDKARYMPRMFSDADLDTMQLVRCAFDPDGIANPGKVFPTPRLCGERPGRRQGAHPLHEQDVAEVF comes from the coding sequence ATGACCGGCATCGATGCATTGGCGGCTCGGCTGCGGGCCGCGATCGGTTCGCGACGGGTGCTGACCGACCGCCAGCAACTCCGGACGTACGAGTGTGACGGCCTCGCCCATTACAAGGTCATCCCCGCCCTGGTCGCCCTCCCCGGCACCGCCGAGCAGGTCGCCGCGGTGGTCCGGGAGTGCGCCGCGGCCGGCGTCCCGTTCGTCGCCCGCGGCTCCGGCACCGGCCTGTCCGGTGGCGCCCTGCCGCACGCCGACGGCGTGCTGATCGTGACCTCCCAGCTCCGCGAGATCCTCGACGTCCGGCCGGAGGACGAGCGCGCCGTGGTCCAGCCCGGCGTGATCAACCTGCAGGTCACCAAGGCCGCCACCCCGCACGGTTACTACTACGCCCCCGACCCGTCCAGCCAGCAGATCTGCTCGATCGGCGGCAACGTCGCGGAGAACTCGGGCGGCGCCCACTGCCTGAAATACGGCTTCACCACCAACCACGTCACCGGCCTCGAGGTGGTCACCCCGGACGGCGACCTGGTCCGGCTCGGCGGCCCCGCCCCGGACACCCCGGGTTACGACCTGCTCGGCGCGTTCGTCGGCTCGGAGGGCACGCTCGGGGTGGCCACCGAGGTCACCGTCAAGCTGACCCGGCTGCCCGAGACGGTCCGCACGCTGCTCGCCGCGTTCGGCTCCACCGACCAGGCCGGCGCCGCCACCTCGGCGATCATCGCGGCCGGCGTGGTCCCGGCCGCCATCGAGATGATGGACGCGCTGGCCATCGAGGCCGCCGAGGCCGCCGTCCGGTGCGGTTACCCGGCCGGCGCCGGCGCCGTGCTGATCGTCGAGCTGGACGGGCCGGCCGCCGAGGTGGATGCCCAGTTCGACGAGGTCAGCGCGCTCTGCGCGGCGCACGGCGCGTTCGAGACCCGGATCGCCGCCGACGACACCGAGCGGGCGCTGATCTGGCGCGGCCGCAAGTCGGCGTTCGCCGCCGTCGGCCGGATCAGCCCGGACTACATCGTGCAGGACGGGGTGATCCCGCGGACCGCGCTGCCCGAGGTGCTGCGCCGCATCGGCGAGGTCGCCGCCGAGCACGGCGTCCGCGTGGCGAACGTGTTCCATGCCGGCGACGGCAACCTGCATCCCCTGGTGCTCTTCGACGACACCGTGCCCGGCCAGGCCGACCGCGCCGAGACGGTGTCCGGGGCGATCCTCGACCTGTGCATCGAGCACGGCGGCTCGATCACCGGTGAGCACGGCGTCGGCGTCGACAAGGCACGCTACATGCCACGCATGTTCAGCGACGCCGACCTGGACACCATGCAGCTGGTCCGGTGCGCGTTCGACCCGGACGGGATCGCCAACCCGGGCAAGGTCTTCCCCACCCCACGGCTGTGCGGCGAGCGCCCGGGCCGCCGGCAGGGCGCCCATCCGCTGCACGAGCAGGACGTGGCGGAGGTCTTCTGA
- a CDS encoding helix-turn-helix domain-containing protein, producing the protein MAATGGVFSIAGKLDRLFRTTGGPEPSHMAVAEAIRERQGISISHTYIWQLRTGRRDNPTVQHLTALAAYFGVPVAYFLDDELAARVDSQLELLRSLRTAGVTEIALRAADVSPRGRETISEAIRQVWESEHPTAG; encoded by the coding sequence GTGGCCGCTACAGGAGGGGTCTTCTCGATCGCGGGGAAGCTGGATCGGCTCTTCCGCACCACGGGCGGGCCCGAGCCCAGCCACATGGCGGTCGCCGAGGCGATCCGGGAGCGGCAGGGCATCTCGATCTCGCACACCTACATCTGGCAGCTGCGCACCGGCCGCCGGGACAACCCGACCGTGCAGCATCTGACCGCCCTGGCCGCCTACTTCGGCGTGCCGGTGGCGTATTTCCTGGACGACGAGCTGGCCGCCCGGGTCGACTCCCAACTGGAGCTGCTGCGCAGCCTGCGCACCGCCGGGGTCACCGAGATCGCGCTGCGGGCCGCCGACGTGTCGCCGCGCGGCCGGGAGACGATCAGCGAGGCGATCCGGCAGGTCTGGGAGTCCGAGCACCCGACTGCCGGCTGA
- a CDS encoding MAB_1171c family putative transporter, with protein sequence MTAGAALATVLWLGTLARLPAIRENARQRLLWGSLLAGALAVTVALPALNAGRDVPMPAHLLGVFSAYLLLRLISLVTGSGRVARQRALTAAVLAFLVLTGWHGVPACADSLTAGVTPRDAAYWLVLDGYLILILIRAGWACATVRRGAPAGALRDGLLAMGAGSLLLAGYAAGELALVLVRGAGVQVDFRVWQPYPEALHAAGLVLFVAGGTAPPAARLRAVLGAYRTLLVLRPLWNAIRRAFPQVVLMQPARAALVFPGSAGARLRVYRRVIEIRDGMLALREHLPACPAAPPGEDPAVTEARALIEALRRRASGEPPAEPGGAWAVVGPEMADEVAWLSRVSAAYRVLSRQSGARTPRPAGSPR encoded by the coding sequence GTGACGGCCGGCGCCGCCCTGGCCACCGTCCTCTGGCTGGGTACCCTGGCGCGCCTGCCCGCGATCCGGGAGAACGCGCGGCAGCGGCTGCTCTGGGGCAGCCTGCTGGCCGGTGCGCTCGCGGTCACCGTGGCGCTGCCGGCGCTGAACGCCGGGCGGGACGTGCCGATGCCGGCGCACCTGCTCGGGGTGTTCTCGGCGTACCTCTTGCTGCGGCTGATCTCGCTGGTCACCGGCTCCGGGCGGGTGGCCCGGCAGCGGGCGCTGACCGCGGCGGTGCTGGCCTTCCTGGTGCTGACCGGGTGGCATGGGGTGCCGGCCTGCGCGGACTCGCTGACCGCCGGGGTCACCCCGAGGGACGCGGCGTACTGGCTGGTGCTCGACGGCTACCTGATCCTGATCCTGATCCGGGCCGGCTGGGCGTGCGCGACGGTCCGGCGGGGCGCCCCGGCCGGCGCGCTGCGCGACGGGCTGCTCGCGATGGGGGCCGGCAGCCTGCTGCTGGCCGGGTACGCCGCCGGTGAACTGGCGCTCGTGCTGGTCCGGGGCGCCGGCGTGCAGGTGGACTTCCGCGTCTGGCAGCCGTACCCGGAGGCGCTGCACGCCGCCGGGCTGGTGCTGTTCGTGGCGGGTGGCACCGCTCCCCCGGCGGCCCGGCTGCGGGCGGTGCTGGGGGCGTATCGGACGCTGCTGGTGCTGCGGCCGCTGTGGAACGCGATCCGGCGGGCGTTCCCGCAGGTGGTGCTGATGCAGCCGGCCCGGGCGGCGCTGGTCTTCCCGGGCTCGGCGGGTGCCCGGCTGCGGGTGTACCGGCGGGTGATCGAGATCCGGGACGGGATGCTGGCGCTGCGCGAGCACCTGCCGGCCTGCCCGGCGGCGCCGCCCGGCGAGGATCCGGCGGTGACCGAGGCGCGGGCGCTGATCGAGGCGCTGCGGCGGCGCGCGTCCGGCGAGCCGCCGGCCGAACCGGGCGGCGCCTGGGCGGTGGTCGGCCCGGAGATGGCCGACGAGGTGGCCTGGCTGTCCCGGGTGAGTGCGGCGTACCGCGTGCTCAGCCGGCAGTCGGGTGCTCGGACTCCCAGACCTGCCGGATCGCCTCGCTGA
- the ppdK gene encoding pyruvate, phosphate dikinase has translation MKFVYDFHEGNKDLKDLLGGKGANLAEMTNLGLPVPPGFTITTEACQEFLRVGTHVPGLAAEVDEHLAALERAMGRRLGDPDDPLLVSVRSGAKFSMPGMMETVLNVGLNDASVAGLSRQAGGNDRFAWDSYRRLIQMFGKTVCDVPGGEFEDALHEAKTAKGVKDDVQLDADDLKALVTAYKKVFVKHTGHDFPQDPREQLDLAVEAVFRSWNADRAVLYRRQERIPADLGTAVNVVAMVFGNLGADSGTGVAFTRDPASGEQGVYGDYLANAQGEDVVAGIRNTLALAELEKLDKRSYDELMRIMATLEGHYRDLCDIEFTIERGKLWMLQTRVGKRTAAAAFTIAAQLVDEGVIDLDEALTRVTGNQLGQLMFPRFDLSGSPESVTRGIGASPGAAYGEVVFTSARAVEAAAQGKSVILVRRETNPDDLPGMIAARGILTSRGGKTSHAAVVARGMGKTCVCGADEVEVGSSSFAVGETVVNEGDVISIDGTTGRVYLGEVPVRPSEVVQYFEGDLDPAHANEPLVAAVHRIITHADEKRRLNVRTNADTGADAARARRFGAQGIGLCRTEHMFLGDRRELVERLILARTDAERNDALAALQPLQRADFLEIFREMNGLPVTVRLIDPPLHEFLPSLEELAVKVAVAHEHGRRVEHDEQMLAAVRRMHEQNPMLGLRGVRLGLVIPGLFGMQVRAIAEAAVALAAEGGNPRPEIMVPLVGAVQELETVRAEAERIIADVIGDSGVEVLIGTMIEVPRAALTAGQIAEAAEFFSFGTNDLTQMGWGFSRDDVEGAFFWRYLELGIFGISPFESIDTEGVGRLVRIAAEEGRATRPGLKLGVCGEHGGDPDSVHFFHEVGLDYVSCSPFRVPIARLEAGRAAVESEGSDHR, from the coding sequence ATGAAGTTCGTCTACGACTTCCATGAGGGCAACAAGGACCTCAAAGACCTGCTGGGTGGCAAGGGCGCCAATCTCGCGGAGATGACGAACCTCGGCCTGCCGGTTCCTCCCGGATTCACCATCACCACCGAGGCGTGCCAGGAGTTCCTGCGCGTCGGCACGCATGTGCCCGGCCTGGCCGCCGAGGTCGACGAGCACCTGGCCGCGCTGGAACGGGCGATGGGCCGCCGGCTCGGTGACCCGGACGACCCGCTGCTGGTCTCGGTGCGCTCCGGCGCCAAGTTCTCGATGCCCGGCATGATGGAGACCGTTCTCAACGTCGGGCTCAACGACGCGTCGGTGGCCGGGTTGTCCCGGCAGGCCGGGGGGAACGACCGGTTCGCCTGGGACTCGTACCGGCGGCTGATCCAGATGTTCGGCAAGACCGTGTGCGACGTGCCGGGCGGCGAGTTCGAGGACGCGCTGCACGAGGCGAAGACGGCCAAGGGCGTCAAGGACGACGTCCAGTTGGACGCGGACGACCTGAAGGCGCTGGTCACGGCGTACAAAAAGGTCTTTGTCAAACACACCGGGCACGACTTCCCGCAGGATCCGCGCGAACAGCTGGATCTGGCGGTCGAAGCGGTCTTCCGGTCGTGGAACGCGGACCGCGCCGTGCTCTACCGGCGGCAGGAGCGGATCCCGGCCGACCTGGGCACCGCGGTCAACGTGGTCGCCATGGTCTTCGGCAACCTGGGCGCCGACTCGGGCACCGGCGTCGCCTTCACCCGCGACCCGGCCAGCGGCGAGCAGGGCGTCTACGGCGACTACCTGGCCAACGCGCAGGGCGAGGACGTGGTGGCCGGCATCCGCAACACCCTCGCGCTCGCCGAGCTGGAGAAACTCGACAAGCGCAGCTACGACGAGCTGATGCGGATCATGGCGACGCTGGAGGGCCACTACCGCGACCTCTGCGACATCGAGTTCACCATCGAGCGCGGCAAGCTGTGGATGCTCCAGACCCGGGTCGGCAAGCGCACCGCCGCCGCGGCCTTCACCATCGCGGCCCAACTGGTCGACGAGGGTGTGATCGACCTGGACGAGGCGCTCACCCGGGTCACCGGCAACCAGCTCGGGCAGCTGATGTTCCCGCGGTTCGACCTCTCCGGATCGCCGGAATCGGTCACCCGGGGCATCGGCGCGTCTCCGGGCGCGGCCTACGGCGAGGTGGTCTTCACCTCGGCGCGGGCGGTCGAGGCCGCCGCCCAGGGGAAGTCCGTGATCCTGGTACGCCGCGAGACCAACCCGGACGACCTGCCCGGCATGATCGCCGCCCGGGGCATCCTGACCAGCCGCGGCGGCAAGACGTCGCACGCCGCCGTGGTGGCCCGCGGCATGGGCAAGACGTGTGTCTGCGGGGCCGACGAGGTCGAGGTGGGCTCCTCCTCGTTCGCGGTGGGCGAGACGGTCGTGAACGAGGGCGACGTCATCTCCATCGACGGCACCACCGGCCGGGTCTACCTCGGCGAGGTGCCGGTCCGGCCCAGCGAGGTGGTGCAGTACTTCGAGGGTGACCTGGACCCGGCACACGCCAACGAGCCCCTGGTCGCGGCGGTGCACCGGATCATCACGCACGCCGACGAGAAGCGTCGGCTGAACGTGCGCACCAACGCCGACACCGGCGCCGACGCGGCCCGGGCGCGGCGGTTCGGCGCGCAGGGGATCGGGCTGTGCCGTACCGAGCACATGTTCCTCGGCGACCGCCGCGAGCTGGTCGAGCGGCTGATCCTGGCGCGCACCGACGCCGAGCGCAACGACGCGCTCGCCGCGCTCCAGCCGCTGCAACGGGCCGACTTCCTGGAGATCTTCCGGGAGATGAACGGGCTGCCGGTCACCGTCCGGCTGATCGACCCGCCGCTGCACGAGTTCCTGCCCTCCCTGGAGGAGCTCGCGGTCAAGGTCGCGGTCGCGCACGAGCACGGCCGGCGGGTCGAGCACGACGAGCAGATGCTCGCCGCGGTCCGCCGGATGCACGAGCAGAACCCGATGCTGGGCCTGCGCGGGGTCCGGCTCGGCCTGGTCATTCCCGGACTCTTCGGGATGCAGGTGCGGGCCATCGCGGAGGCCGCCGTGGCACTCGCCGCCGAGGGCGGCAACCCGCGCCCGGAGATCATGGTGCCGCTGGTCGGCGCGGTGCAGGAGCTGGAGACGGTGCGCGCCGAGGCCGAGCGGATCATCGCCGACGTGATCGGGGACTCCGGCGTCGAGGTGCTGATCGGCACGATGATCGAGGTGCCGCGGGCGGCGCTGACCGCCGGGCAGATCGCCGAGGCGGCCGAGTTCTTCTCCTTCGGCACCAACGACCTGACCCAGATGGGCTGGGGCTTCTCCCGCGACGACGTCGAGGGCGCGTTCTTCTGGCGCTACCTGGAGCTGGGCATCTTCGGGATCAGCCCGTTCGAGTCGATCGACACCGAGGGCGTCGGGCGGCTGGTCCGGATCGCGGCCGAGGAGGGCCGGGCGACCCGGCCCGGGCTCAAGCTCGGCGTGTGCGGCGAGCACGGCGGTGACCCGGACTCGGTGCACTTCTTCCACGAGGTGGGGCTGGACTACGTGTCCTGCTCGCCGTTCCGGGTCCCGATCGCGCGGCTGGAGGCCGGGCGCGCGGCGGTCGAGTCGGAGGGCTCCGACCACCGCTGA
- a CDS encoding class I SAM-dependent methyltransferase yields the protein MTFDEATEQRMAAIAANWDERTPIHLSSRFYDVVNRAPESWFADYEWADLGDLTGRDVLHLQCHLGTETAAFARRGARSVVGLDLSEVAVREARRLVAGRFKPDQIEYVHANVYDAEQALGGRTFDVVYTGKGALCYLPDLDRWADTVSALLRPGGLVYIVEFHPVLRSLGLVPRGPDDRELVLRKDYLEGRGPIELDATYTYTDGPPLTGATRSYEWEHGLGEIVSALVGAGIVVRKLSESDRIPWPRWPHMADTGDGFWRLPDDQPRLPLLFALLGVKQHRPEAA from the coding sequence ATGACCTTCGACGAGGCGACCGAGCAGCGGATGGCGGCCATCGCCGCGAACTGGGACGAACGCACCCCGATCCACCTGAGCAGCCGCTTCTACGACGTGGTGAACCGCGCGCCGGAGAGCTGGTTCGCCGACTACGAATGGGCCGACCTGGGCGACCTGACCGGGCGCGACGTCCTGCACCTGCAATGTCACCTGGGCACCGAGACGGCCGCGTTCGCCCGGCGCGGCGCCCGCTCGGTGGTCGGGCTGGACCTGTCCGAGGTGGCCGTCCGCGAGGCCCGCCGGCTGGTCGCCGGCCGCTTCAAGCCGGATCAGATCGAGTACGTGCACGCCAACGTCTACGACGCGGAGCAGGCGCTCGGCGGCCGCACCTTCGACGTGGTCTACACCGGGAAGGGCGCCCTCTGCTACCTCCCGGACCTGGACCGCTGGGCCGACACGGTGTCCGCGCTGCTCCGCCCGGGCGGGCTGGTCTACATCGTGGAGTTCCACCCGGTGCTGCGCTCGCTGGGCCTGGTGCCGCGCGGGCCGGACGACCGGGAGCTGGTGCTGCGCAAGGATTATCTGGAGGGACGGGGCCCGATCGAGCTGGACGCCACGTACACCTACACGGACGGGCCGCCGCTGACCGGGGCGACGAGAAGTTACGAGTGGGAGCACGGGCTCGGCGAGATCGTGTCGGCGCTGGTGGGTGCCGGGATCGTCGTACGCAAACTGTCCGAGAGCGATCGGATCCCCTGGCCCCGGTGGCCGCACATGGCCGACACCGGCGACGGTTTCTGGCGGCTGCCCGACGACCAGCCCCGGCTGCCGCTGCTGTTCGCCCTGCTGGGTGTGAAGCAGCACCGGCCGGAGGCGGCCTGA
- a CDS encoding VOC family protein produces MASRLNPYLSFDGNCREAMEAYQRIFGGELRINTFGEFGAPDESIKDKVMHAMLETPQGYTLMASDTPPGMPFTPGTTSTVSISGDAEDNLREFWDKLADGATVSVPFEKQMWGDEFGQLTDRFGVPWMVNVVAG; encoded by the coding sequence ATGGCGTCACGCCTCAACCCGTATCTGTCCTTCGACGGCAACTGCCGCGAGGCCATGGAGGCGTACCAGAGGATCTTCGGCGGCGAGCTGCGGATCAACACCTTCGGTGAGTTCGGCGCCCCCGACGAGTCGATCAAGGACAAGGTCATGCACGCGATGCTGGAGACGCCGCAGGGCTACACCCTGATGGCGTCCGACACTCCGCCCGGCATGCCCTTCACCCCCGGCACCACCAGCACGGTCAGCATCTCCGGCGACGCCGAGGACAATCTCCGCGAGTTCTGGGACAAGCTGGCCGACGGCGCCACGGTGAGCGTCCCCTTCGAGAAACAGATGTGGGGCGACGAGTTCGGCCAGCTGACGGACCGCTTCGGTGTTCCGTGGATGGTCAACGTGGTCGCCGGTTGA
- the recQ gene encoding DNA helicase RecQ, with translation MTSAPPIPVTDAVDALNRVFGYPEFRGQQHEIVEHVIGGGDALVLMPTGGGKSLCYQIPALVRPGTGVVISPLIALMQDQVDALRTLGVRANFLNSTQDFEERRLVEAEFVGGELDLLYVAPEGLGTASVQRLLDRGTISLFAIDEAHCVAQWGHDFRPDYLALSMLHERWPDVPRIALTATATTATRDEIAARLQLTGARHFTASFDRPNIQYRIVSKNEPKRQLLELLRTEHRGDAGIVYCLSRASVEKHAEFLTQNEIPALPYHAGLDPRTRARNQARFLREEGLVMVATIAFGMGIDKPDVRFVAHLDLPKSVEGYYQETGRAGRDGLPSTAWLAYGLQDVVQQRKMIDSSEGDLAFRRNAARHLEAMLALCETVSCRRAQLLAYFDQEAAAASCGNCDTCLAPPESWDGTVAAQKLLSTVFRLKKERNQKFGAGQAIDILLGKRTDKVSQFRHDQLSVFGIGTELRDTEWRGVVRQLLAGGYLAVEGEYSTLVLTDRSTAILRGEATVMMRREIPNQRLRSRTASSSSSSSRTPAVAPADFPAEAEPLFERLRAWRAATAKDQSVPPYVIFHDKTLRAIAALSPTSMDQLGTVSGVGQSKLTKFGTDVLAVVRGEDPTAATDPAATDPAAATTGPASATTGPASVTTGPASVTTGAASAAVPARAFIGDPYNGHLDDDQPDDDLFPPPEEPYDYYDGPE, from the coding sequence GTGACTTCCGCTCCCCCGATCCCTGTGACCGACGCCGTCGACGCGCTCAACCGCGTGTTCGGCTATCCGGAGTTCCGCGGCCAGCAGCACGAGATCGTCGAGCACGTGATCGGCGGTGGTGACGCCCTGGTGCTGATGCCGACCGGCGGCGGCAAGTCGCTGTGCTATCAGATTCCCGCGCTGGTCCGGCCCGGCACCGGCGTGGTGATCTCCCCACTGATCGCTCTGATGCAGGACCAGGTCGACGCCCTGCGCACCCTGGGCGTCCGGGCGAACTTCTTGAATTCGACGCAGGACTTCGAGGAGCGCCGCCTGGTCGAGGCCGAGTTCGTCGGCGGCGAGCTCGACCTGCTCTATGTGGCGCCCGAGGGCCTCGGCACGGCAAGCGTGCAGCGACTGCTCGACCGGGGCACGATCTCGCTGTTCGCGATCGACGAGGCGCACTGCGTGGCGCAGTGGGGCCACGACTTCCGGCCGGACTATCTGGCCCTGTCGATGTTGCACGAGCGCTGGCCGGACGTGCCGCGGATCGCGCTGACCGCCACCGCGACCACCGCCACCCGCGACGAGATCGCCGCCCGGCTCCAGCTCACCGGCGCGCGGCACTTCACCGCCAGCTTCGACCGCCCCAACATCCAGTATCGGATCGTGTCGAAAAACGAGCCGAAACGGCAGCTCCTGGAGCTGCTGCGGACCGAGCACCGGGGCGACGCCGGCATCGTCTACTGCCTGTCCCGTGCCTCGGTGGAGAAACACGCCGAGTTCCTCACGCAGAACGAGATTCCCGCGCTGCCCTATCACGCCGGCCTGGACCCGCGGACCCGGGCGCGCAACCAGGCCCGGTTCCTCCGCGAGGAGGGCCTGGTGATGGTCGCGACGATCGCGTTCGGGATGGGCATCGACAAGCCGGACGTGCGGTTCGTCGCCCACCTGGACCTGCCCAAGTCGGTGGAGGGTTATTACCAGGAGACCGGCCGGGCCGGCCGGGACGGGCTGCCGTCGACGGCCTGGCTGGCCTATGGGCTCCAGGACGTGGTCCAGCAGCGCAAGATGATCGACAGCTCGGAGGGCGACCTCGCGTTCCGCCGCAACGCGGCCCGGCACCTGGAGGCGATGCTCGCGCTGTGCGAGACGGTCTCCTGCCGCCGCGCTCAGTTGCTGGCGTATTTCGATCAGGAGGCCGCGGCCGCGTCCTGCGGGAACTGTGACACCTGCCTGGCCCCGCCCGAGTCCTGGGACGGCACGGTCGCCGCGCAGAAACTGCTGTCCACGGTCTTCCGGCTGAAGAAGGAGCGGAACCAGAAGTTCGGCGCCGGGCAGGCCATCGACATCCTGCTGGGCAAGCGCACCGACAAGGTGTCCCAGTTCCGCCACGACCAGCTGTCGGTCTTCGGCATCGGCACCGAGCTGCGCGACACCGAGTGGCGCGGGGTGGTCCGGCAGCTGCTGGCCGGGGGTTACCTGGCCGTCGAGGGTGAGTACAGCACCCTGGTCCTCACCGACCGCAGCACCGCCATCCTCCGCGGCGAGGCGACCGTGATGATGCGCCGCGAGATCCCGAACCAGCGCCTCCGCTCCCGCACGGCCTCGTCGTCCTCGTCCTCGTCGCGCACGCCCGCCGTGGCCCCGGCCGACTTCCCCGCCGAGGCGGAGCCACTCTTCGAACGCCTCCGGGCCTGGCGCGCCGCGACCGCGAAGGATCAGAGCGTCCCGCCCTACGTGATCTTCCACGACAAGACGCTGCGCGCCATCGCCGCCCTGTCCCCCACGTCGATGGACCAGCTGGGCACCGTCAGCGGCGTGGGCCAGAGCAAACTGACCAAGTTCGGCACCGACGTCCTGGCCGTGGTCCGCGGCGAAGACCCGACCGCGGCCACCGACCCTGCGGCCACCGACCCTGCCGCGGCGACCACCGGCCCTGCCTCCGCGACCACCGGCCCTGCCTCCGTGACCACCGGCCCTGCCTCCGTGACCACCGGCGCTGCCTCCGCCGCCGTCCCGGCCAGGGCCTTCATCGGCGATCCGTATAACGGCCACCTCGACGACGATCAGCCCGACGACGACTTGTTCCCGCCGCCCGAGGAGCCCTACGACTACTACGACGGCCCCGAGTAG